A section of the Thermoproteota archaeon genome encodes:
- the rnz gene encoding ribonuclease Z, whose protein sequence is MGSEDGRVKVRFLGTSSAVPTDDRGLPAILVKTSGDSLLLDCGEGTQRQLIKARESLMKIDKVIITHLHGDHFFGIMPMIQSLSILRKGSELLVIGPKDLRYILEEVEEKTGSKPQFKVVFREIEISKSIELGKFTVEFFPVDHAGFETYGVRIRERDRPGRFDPVKADELGVPLVLRSVLQRGFSVKLPDGRIVRPQDVMGPPRRGAILVYSSDTRPTESVVSAARGADALIHEATYLDELRERAVATGHSTALEAGKIAEAAGVKRLILTHFSARYREEDLVRFEEEAAKAYSGQVMAARDFLTVDL, encoded by the coding sequence ATGGGTAGCGAGGATGGGAGAGTGAAGGTGAGGTTCCTCGGAACGAGTTCAGCGGTACCTACGGACGACAGAGGATTGCCTGCCATCCTTGTGAAGACATCAGGAGATTCTCTTCTATTGGACTGCGGTGAAGGTACTCAGAGGCAGTTGATCAAGGCCAGAGAGAGCTTAATGAAGATAGACAAGGTGATCATAACTCACCTCCATGGAGATCACTTTTTCGGGATTATGCCTATGATCCAGTCACTGAGCATACTGCGGAAGGGTTCTGAGCTCCTAGTAATCGGACCTAAGGATTTGCGTTACATACTGGAGGAGGTTGAGGAGAAGACCGGCTCTAAACCACAGTTCAAGGTGGTATTCAGGGAGATAGAGATCTCCAAGTCCATAGAACTAGGTAAGTTCACCGTAGAGTTCTTCCCCGTCGACCATGCTGGATTCGAGACCTATGGCGTCAGGATCAGAGAGAGAGATAGACCGGGGAGATTCGATCCTGTGAAGGCAGATGAGCTCGGCGTTCCTTTGGTATTAAGAAGCGTTCTCCAGAGGGGATTCTCCGTAAAGCTACCCGATGGTAGGATTGTGAGGCCCCAGGACGTTATGGGCCCGCCCCGCAGAGGAGCCATCCTCGTATACTCATCCGATACGAGACCGACCGAATCGGTTGTATCTGCGGCAAGGGGAGCTGATGCTTTGATACACGAGGCCACCTACCTCGATGAGTTAAGGGAGAGGGCTGTAGCTACCGGGCATAGCACCGCACTAGAAGCTGGTAAGATTGCGGAGGCTGCTGGCGTCAAGAGGTTAATCCTGACGCACTTCAGCGCCAGATACAGGGAGGAGGATCTAGTTAGGTTTGAAGAGGAGGCCGCTAAAGCTTATAGTGGACAAGTTATGGCTGCTCGGGATTTTCTAACCGTCGATCTCTGA
- a CDS encoding RNA-binding domain-containing protein has translation MAIRATLVAEVYPTEDIKRVLQAMNTIIPFSEEVDDVDIEEKGRRKLIRVRKEGHEALIKLRSAFRNNRILDTARSLLMTRRGNLRALRFHKQAAYVGKVRLCDEDEMSPLGVISLIINYEGDAQILADWLTPKTERGRPIREATTHELLYGRTNSSEIDG, from the coding sequence TTGGCGATCAGAGCAACACTGGTAGCTGAAGTCTACCCGACCGAAGACATCAAAAGGGTTCTCCAAGCTATGAACACCATAATCCCGTTCAGCGAGGAGGTCGATGATGTCGATATAGAGGAGAAAGGAAGAAGGAAGCTGATAAGAGTGAGGAAGGAGGGTCATGAAGCGCTAATTAAACTGAGATCAGCATTCAGAAATAACAGGATACTAGATACCGCGAGAAGTCTGCTCATGACGAGGAGAGGAAACCTGAGAGCCTTGAGATTCCACAAACAGGCAGCATATGTGGGTAAGGTGAGGCTTTGCGATGAGGACGAGATGTCTCCCTTGGGTGTGATATCTCTTATCATAAATTACGAAGGAGACGCCCAAATACTGGCCGACTGGCTCACCCCCAAAACGGAGAGAGGGAGGCCCATTAGAGAGGCCACCACTCACGAACTACTCTACGGAAGGACTAACTCATCAGAGATCGACGGTTAG
- a CDS encoding MarR family transcriptional regulator, giving the protein MKQNATILAGILLLVMAQLSFHSIGGPVAGVTINEMNVSTELYENTSVKVTITAEIVVSEEYNSSVNSLMFPILPVGIVMENPYKGIENLRPLSGDISVSKIETKSYADVILVKFGKEMRPGDVRNITFSFMFKPNTILVRLKDNTYRLVYRFYMPNATVEYNRSTMRILLPYGAAITKIGTSGAVEMDPLSERLTAFWKPFPLPRGNAWDFSIVFRVEGETLPPKSEETMVITNTTPSNGGERGLPLTELLLAILGSNVITGGIAFMLYKRASRGPRVEGWSGSSPEEIVLDDETEEQYRELMERLDRDERSILDIILEKGGKIEQKDLPELTGFSKSKVSRILKRLDSAGVVRRTSVGKTKIVEINPVLIEMFRKYGEL; this is encoded by the coding sequence ATGAAACAAAACGCAACGATACTAGCAGGAATACTTCTACTCGTAATGGCCCAATTGAGTTTCCACTCCATCGGGGGACCCGTCGCCGGCGTAACTATAAATGAAATGAATGTTAGTACGGAGCTTTATGAGAATACATCTGTTAAGGTAACGATCACCGCTGAGATCGTTGTTAGTGAAGAATACAATAGCAGCGTTAACTCACTGATGTTCCCAATACTTCCGGTGGGTATAGTCATGGAGAATCCGTATAAAGGCATAGAGAATTTGAGACCGCTGTCAGGGGACATCTCCGTAAGTAAGATCGAAACGAAGTCCTATGCCGACGTCATATTGGTCAAATTCGGAAAGGAAATGAGGCCCGGTGATGTAAGGAATATCACATTCTCTTTCATGTTTAAGCCGAACACCATACTGGTCAGGCTTAAAGACAACACGTATAGGCTAGTATATCGCTTCTACATGCCTAATGCTACTGTAGAATACAACAGGTCTACCATGAGGATATTGCTTCCATACGGAGCTGCCATAACCAAGATAGGGACTTCCGGTGCCGTGGAGATGGATCCCTTATCAGAGAGGCTGACAGCATTTTGGAAACCCTTCCCCCTACCGAGGGGAAACGCATGGGACTTCAGCATAGTATTTAGAGTAGAGGGAGAAACTCTACCCCCTAAGAGCGAAGAGACAATGGTCATCACCAATACTACGCCGTCAAATGGTGGGGAGAGAGGGCTACCCCTCACGGAGCTACTGTTGGCCATTCTAGGATCGAACGTTATAACGGGAGGGATAGCCTTCATGCTCTACAAGAGAGCATCAAGGGGACCCAGAGTGGAGGGATGGTCTGGTTCCTCGCCTGAGGAGATAGTTTTAGATGATGAGACAGAGGAACAGTACAGGGAGCTGATGGAGAGGCTTGACAGGGATGAACGCAGTATTCTGGATATAATACTAGAGAAAGGAGGGAAAATCGAGCAGAAGGACCTCCCTGAGCTCACGGGCTTCTCTAAAAGCAAGGTGTCTAGGATTTTGAAGCGGTTGGACTCGGCAGGTGTAGTGAGGAGAACCTCCGTGGGTAAGACGAAGATAGTTGAGATAAACCCGGTTCTCATAGAGATGTTCAGGAAGTACGGAGAACTGTGA
- a CDS encoding NAD(+)/NADH kinase encodes MLVKGSPASSVTLIYNDGKKKTLKLAKRLESLLKESKIRIVGLEDGPDVVVVIGGDGTLLRAFHQTLGGVPVLGVKDGTYGTLLEVDPDEIEYIPDILSRGMYWLEETSTIETRGDVKLVALNEFLIRSGKLGKSSRLGIAVDGIPTGECICDGVIISTPTGSLAYSLAAGGPLVDPRSKDMVVSYVAPWPPSLTLAVKSFILPLESEVEIWSPDPQAYIVADGLTPLKMRPPIRVSGSDIKGVFVRLSSNPADFYKRIVKRMVPRRLTGIMDYLETGILPQNL; translated from the coding sequence ATGCTGGTAAAGGGCTCTCCAGCAAGCAGCGTAACGCTGATATACAATGACGGCAAGAAGAAGACGTTAAAGCTGGCCAAAAGGCTTGAGAGTCTACTTAAAGAGTCTAAAATAAGGATCGTGGGATTAGAAGACGGTCCAGACGTGGTCGTGGTCATCGGTGGGGACGGAACACTTCTCAGGGCTTTCCATCAGACCTTGGGTGGGGTACCGGTCTTGGGAGTGAAAGATGGGACGTATGGAACATTGCTAGAGGTCGATCCAGACGAGATAGAGTATATACCGGATATACTCTCGAGAGGAATGTACTGGCTCGAGGAGACATCGACTATTGAAACTAGAGGTGATGTCAAGCTCGTAGCACTAAACGAGTTCTTGATAAGGAGTGGAAAGCTCGGTAAGTCGTCTAGGTTGGGAATAGCTGTTGATGGGATTCCAACTGGGGAGTGCATATGCGATGGGGTCATAATATCCACTCCAACCGGCTCACTAGCTTATTCTCTTGCGGCTGGCGGTCCCCTAGTTGATCCCAGATCCAAGGACATGGTCGTGTCTTACGTAGCTCCGTGGCCACCTAGCCTCACCCTCGCAGTCAAGTCTTTTATACTCCCCTTAGAGTCGGAGGTGGAGATATGGTCCCCAGATCCCCAAGCCTACATCGTAGCTGACGGTCTCACTCCACTGAAGATGAGACCCCCGATCAGAGTTTCAGGCTCAGATATCAAGGGCGTTTTCGTCCGATTGTCTTCTAACCCAGCCGACTTCTACAAGAGGATAGTCAAGAGGATGGTTCCAAGGAGGCTAACAGGCATAATGGACTACTTAGAAACGGGCATACTCCCACAAAACCTTTAA
- a CDS encoding minichromosome maintenance protein MCM — MVERAPLLSPDELAEKYKEFIRFYLDGDGEPIYSNALAQMIEDQKRSLEVNWVHLYNFNPEFREIAEDIIVHPTFHLEAASRALKELVSELLGDLVREDKFRIYSGGDFHLRFYNVPTKAALRDVTKFSIGRLVEIEGIITRVSDIYDKLERAVYVCTNPMCGRVEEIEVISGRFRPPDKCPDCGAPMRFDHELSEFVRWRTIRIQERPEDLPPGMMPEHIDGILLDDIVDEVKPGDRVKITGIIRIKPARRDEGRGQGPIYKRYLEIVHVEVPNRIYEKLEITPEDEEEIWRLAERKDLEDLIVKSIAPSVFGWIEVKRAIAYALFGGSTKILADGSKVRGEINILMVGDPGVAKSQLLKYAAQLAPRGLYTTGKGSTAAGLTAAVVRDSATGGWTLEAGALVLADRGVACIDEFDKMNEDDRRSIHEAMEQQTISIAKAGIVATLNARTTIIAAANPKKGRYDDYVSITENINLPPTILSRFDLVFIMKDRPSPEADSMVAEHILITRMGRNPEAKPPIDPTLLKKYIAYAKQNIDPTLTDEAARKIKEFYVEMRKKGIARDEEGGDILFETIAITPRQLEALIRLSEARARMHLRKEVTDEDAEMAIKLVNIMLEGAAHDVVSGIRDITGLMTGVSYTMVKRREIVYSLIKQLVKESEDGTVDRDVVVRLAAEKLNLRGKEYVIEDILKKLNEDGLIIFPKLDKISLLEG; from the coding sequence ATGGTGGAGAGGGCCCCTCTTCTGTCTCCCGATGAGCTCGCTGAGAAGTATAAGGAGTTCATAAGGTTCTACTTGGATGGAGACGGTGAGCCCATCTATAGCAACGCATTAGCTCAGATGATAGAGGATCAAAAGAGATCCCTAGAGGTTAATTGGGTCCATCTTTACAATTTCAACCCTGAATTCAGGGAGATAGCCGAGGATATCATAGTTCATCCGACTTTCCATTTAGAAGCCGCCTCCAGAGCCCTGAAGGAGCTTGTAAGCGAACTCTTAGGTGATCTGGTCAGGGAGGATAAGTTCAGGATCTACAGCGGGGGAGACTTCCACCTCAGGTTCTACAATGTCCCTACAAAGGCAGCCCTGAGGGATGTGACCAAGTTCTCCATAGGGAGACTGGTAGAGATAGAGGGGATAATCACCAGGGTATCGGACATCTATGATAAGCTGGAGAGAGCCGTGTACGTGTGTACTAATCCCATGTGTGGTAGAGTAGAGGAAATTGAGGTAATCAGTGGAAGATTCAGGCCTCCAGATAAATGTCCCGACTGCGGGGCGCCAATGAGGTTCGATCACGAGCTCAGCGAGTTCGTGAGATGGAGGACTATAAGGATCCAAGAGAGGCCAGAGGATCTCCCTCCAGGTATGATGCCTGAGCATATAGACGGGATCCTCTTGGATGATATAGTGGATGAGGTCAAGCCGGGAGATAGGGTCAAGATCACGGGAATAATAAGGATCAAGCCAGCTAGAAGGGACGAGGGAAGGGGGCAAGGTCCGATCTATAAGCGTTATTTGGAGATAGTGCATGTCGAGGTTCCGAATAGAATCTACGAGAAGCTTGAGATAACTCCAGAGGACGAGGAGGAGATCTGGAGGTTAGCTGAGAGGAAAGATCTAGAGGATCTCATCGTCAAGTCCATTGCCCCCTCCGTGTTCGGCTGGATAGAGGTAAAGAGGGCGATAGCTTATGCCCTCTTCGGAGGCAGTACCAAGATACTGGCCGACGGCTCTAAGGTAAGGGGAGAGATAAACATCCTCATGGTGGGGGATCCGGGAGTTGCCAAGAGCCAGCTTCTCAAATACGCTGCGCAATTAGCGCCTCGAGGCTTATACACGACAGGAAAGGGATCGACCGCGGCAGGCCTGACCGCTGCGGTTGTTAGGGACTCTGCAACGGGCGGATGGACTCTCGAGGCCGGTGCGCTGGTACTGGCAGACAGGGGAGTCGCTTGCATCGACGAGTTTGACAAGATGAACGAGGACGATAGGAGATCAATACATGAAGCCATGGAGCAGCAGACTATTTCGATAGCTAAGGCAGGGATAGTGGCTACACTTAACGCGCGGACTACCATTATTGCCGCAGCTAACCCGAAGAAGGGCAGGTACGATGACTACGTTTCCATAACTGAGAACATAAACCTCCCACCAACGATCCTCTCCAGGTTTGACCTAGTGTTCATAATGAAGGACAGACCGAGCCCCGAAGCCGACAGCATGGTAGCCGAGCACATACTCATCACCAGAATGGGGAGGAACCCCGAAGCCAAGCCCCCGATAGATCCTACTCTGTTGAAGAAGTACATAGCGTACGCGAAGCAGAACATAGACCCAACGCTAACCGACGAGGCCGCCAGAAAGATAAAGGAATTTTACGTAGAGATGAGGAAGAAGGGCATAGCTAGGGATGAGGAGGGAGGAGATATCCTCTTCGAGACCATCGCAATAACCCCGAGGCAATTAGAGGCTCTCATAAGGCTCAGCGAGGCTAGGGCTAGGATGCACCTCAGGAAGGAGGTGACAGACGAGGACGCCGAGATGGCGATCAAGTTGGTGAATATAATGCTGGAGGGGGCCGCTCACGATGTAGTATCTGGGATAAGGGATATCACCGGGCTCATGACTGGCGTCTCCTACACGATGGTCAAGAGGAGGGAGATAGTCTACTCGCTGATCAAGCAGCTAGTGAAGGAATCTGAGGACGGTACCGTTGATAGGGATGTAGTGGTGAGGCTAGCCGCTGAGAAGCTCAATCTGAGGGGGAAGGAGTACGTGATAGAGGACATCCTGAAGAAGCTCAACGAGGACGGTCTGATAATATTCCCTAAGCTGGACAAAATCAGCCTGTTAGAAGGATGA
- a CDS encoding DEAD/DEAH box helicase translates to MGLEDLLESLGVTELYPTQKVILERNLLEKGNFVLAAPTAAGKTLSAEMVMNEELEKGGKVLYLVPLRSLAYEKYEEFSRVFSGHKVRVSIGDYDSSEEPLAQYDLVVMTYEKFDSVQRHGTAWLGQLTLLVLDEVHYVGDPYRGPTLEMAVSKFMYDNDDARRVALSATITNLEEIASWLGATPLRVNWRPVPLRVAMYHAGHLIFQDGEIEPLPGEGVLPLVMRSLESGGQVIIFYNRRMDAVSWAERLSSKLNLEGVELEEFVEGSLDGYSSSKLVEKLALFMRRGVAFHHAGLPFELRKAVENAFRSGKIRVITATPTLAAGVNLPARTVIISSYRRFDRRLGRMALISVMEFWQMVGRAGRPRYDPYGEAFVVVGSGSDAERVFKRYLSSEPEPITSSLYDISQLRNHVLALVSSRGYMSKSDLDEIFRRTLLYIQGGSKLIDRSLPYVLSSLEREGFLVSEHDGYKATSIGKRVSELYVDPSSAHLMIRSLDELDQRFGSGDSVELPVLHLISMVPDMPRVSLQRGGRSLLEEVLEGVDLLLPIEEIPVSSMSELLQITKAALSLKLWIEGVAEGDIEERLGIEPGDLRGLAETGAWLCYAFSEIARLLRKKALANWLGTLSMRLKHGIPEEMFQLVSIRGVGRIRAKVLFEAGYRTVKDIAEATPRDLERLPGIGRRLSKEIIEQARSMIHAGSPD, encoded by the coding sequence ATGGGACTAGAGGATCTCCTCGAGAGTTTGGGTGTTACGGAGCTTTACCCGACGCAGAAGGTGATTCTAGAGAGGAATCTGCTTGAGAAGGGGAACTTCGTTTTAGCTGCTCCTACCGCTGCTGGGAAGACACTATCAGCCGAGATGGTAATGAATGAAGAGTTAGAAAAGGGAGGAAAGGTCCTCTACCTAGTACCTCTGCGTTCTTTGGCCTATGAGAAGTATGAGGAGTTCTCTCGGGTGTTCAGCGGTCATAAAGTGAGGGTCTCGATAGGCGACTACGACTCGTCCGAGGAGCCTCTAGCCCAGTACGACCTCGTAGTGATGACGTATGAGAAGTTCGATTCGGTTCAGAGGCATGGGACTGCTTGGCTAGGGCAGCTGACCCTCCTAGTGCTGGACGAGGTTCACTACGTTGGAGATCCCTACAGGGGACCTACCCTCGAGATGGCCGTCTCCAAGTTCATGTACGATAACGATGATGCGAGGAGGGTAGCCCTCAGCGCGACCATCACTAACTTGGAGGAAATCGCATCATGGCTGGGAGCCACCCCTCTGAGAGTTAACTGGAGACCCGTTCCCTTGAGGGTGGCTATGTATCACGCTGGACACCTGATATTCCAAGATGGAGAGATCGAACCACTGCCTGGGGAAGGGGTCCTCCCACTAGTCATGAGGAGCTTGGAGAGTGGTGGTCAGGTCATAATATTCTACAACAGGAGGATGGATGCTGTCTCTTGGGCTGAGAGGCTCTCGTCAAAGTTGAATCTGGAAGGAGTGGAGTTGGAGGAGTTTGTTGAAGGGAGTCTAGACGGATACAGCTCCTCCAAGCTCGTGGAGAAGCTTGCCCTCTTCATGAGGAGGGGGGTCGCCTTCCACCATGCCGGATTACCCTTCGAGTTGAGGAAAGCTGTAGAAAACGCTTTTCGCTCTGGAAAGATCAGGGTGATAACTGCGACTCCAACCCTAGCAGCAGGAGTGAACTTGCCAGCTAGGACCGTCATCATAAGCTCCTACAGGAGGTTCGACAGGAGATTGGGTAGAATGGCTCTCATCTCGGTGATGGAATTCTGGCAGATGGTTGGGAGAGCCGGTCGACCTAGATACGACCCCTATGGCGAGGCCTTCGTGGTCGTCGGAAGTGGGAGTGATGCCGAGAGGGTGTTCAAGAGATATCTCTCATCGGAGCCTGAGCCGATAACCTCGTCGTTATACGATATATCTCAGCTTAGGAACCATGTTTTGGCGCTTGTATCTTCTCGGGGATATATGAGCAAGTCTGATCTCGATGAAATCTTCAGGAGGACCCTTCTTTATATCCAAGGCGGGAGTAAGCTCATAGATAGATCCTTACCCTACGTCCTATCGTCTCTGGAACGGGAAGGGTTCTTAGTGAGCGAGCACGACGGTTACAAGGCTACCTCGATTGGCAAGAGGGTCTCCGAGCTTTATGTAGATCCATCGTCGGCTCACCTAATGATTCGATCCTTGGACGAACTTGATCAGAGATTCGGCTCCGGCGATTCTGTAGAGCTACCCGTCCTACACCTCATCTCGATGGTTCCCGATATGCCGAGGGTTTCCCTCCAGCGTGGCGGTAGATCCCTGTTAGAGGAGGTACTAGAGGGAGTTGATCTCCTTCTTCCAATTGAGGAGATCCCCGTCTCCTCAATGAGCGAGCTCCTTCAAATTACCAAGGCTGCGCTCTCCTTGAAACTTTGGATCGAGGGTGTTGCTGAAGGAGATATCGAGGAGAGGCTTGGAATAGAGCCGGGCGATCTGAGAGGACTGGCTGAGACAGGTGCTTGGCTCTGTTACGCTTTCTCGGAGATAGCCAGACTATTGAGGAAGAAGGCGCTCGCTAACTGGCTGGGCACCCTGTCCATGAGGCTGAAACACGGCATACCGGAGGAGATGTTCCAACTCGTCTCAATAAGAGGGGTGGGTAGGATAAGGGCCAAGGTCCTCTTTGAGGCTGGGTACAGGACCGTTAAGGATATAGCTGAGGCGACTCCAAGGGACCTCGAGAGGTTGCCGGGGATAGGAAGGCGTCTGTCCAAGGAGATAATAGAGCAAGCGAGGTCAATGATCCATGCCGGTTCACCCGATTGA
- the purB gene encoding adenylosuccinate lyase, with amino-acid sequence MPVHPIDYRYGSSEMRRVFEPENRVRLMARVEVALLEALADRGIVPREAVEDVRRAAESLSWDEVRKEERITKHETMALVRVLARKAGRSGMHVHLGITSNDVLDTVMALQIREAGSLLVRRAVNLLEEIVSRGEEVRKKGIVAPGRTHGVIADPIPLSMKFALWSYFVRKSLESLLETLNDAAVCKISGAVGTMAALVELGVEDPIKFQEDVLGRLGLKAAEISTQVVPRDRLARLIASISAMSSSLDAIANEIRNLHRTEIGEIQEYFESTAQVGSSTMPHKRNPIKSEKVCGLAKVVRSLAITALENVVLEHERDLTNSSAERCFLPEAFLLLEEQLISLTDVMRNLVINEDRIRENLVRYSDLALSERLMIALVKKGLGRQESHELVRRVAMTSYERGEPLFKVALEDSTISGLLTPEEVEALRDPNTYIGAGHEIARLEFERAKRLIEEVRKNERD; translated from the coding sequence ATGCCGGTTCACCCGATTGATTACAGATATGGATCGAGCGAGATGAGGCGTGTCTTCGAACCTGAAAACAGAGTGAGGCTCATGGCCCGAGTGGAGGTCGCCCTACTCGAGGCACTCGCGGACAGAGGTATAGTGCCCAGAGAGGCGGTCGAGGATGTGAGGAGGGCTGCTGAGTCCTTAAGCTGGGATGAGGTGAGGAAGGAAGAGAGGATCACGAAGCATGAGACGATGGCCTTGGTCAGGGTGCTGGCTAGGAAGGCGGGGAGGAGTGGGATGCATGTGCACCTCGGGATAACCTCTAACGATGTGCTCGATACGGTGATGGCCCTGCAAATCAGAGAAGCTGGATCTCTGCTCGTGAGGAGGGCAGTAAACCTCCTAGAGGAAATCGTCAGTAGAGGGGAGGAGGTAAGGAAGAAGGGGATAGTGGCTCCAGGTAGGACGCACGGCGTCATAGCGGACCCGATCCCTCTCTCAATGAAGTTCGCGCTGTGGTCGTATTTCGTGAGGAAGAGTTTGGAAAGCCTATTAGAGACCCTAAATGATGCTGCAGTCTGCAAGATATCTGGCGCAGTCGGGACGATGGCCGCGCTCGTGGAGCTGGGCGTCGAGGATCCCATAAAATTCCAAGAAGATGTGTTGGGTAGGCTCGGCCTTAAAGCCGCAGAGATAAGCACTCAGGTAGTTCCTAGGGACAGGCTAGCCCGGCTAATCGCATCTATATCGGCAATGTCCTCCTCCTTAGATGCCATAGCTAACGAGATAAGGAACCTTCACAGGACGGAGATAGGAGAGATTCAAGAGTACTTCGAATCCACCGCTCAGGTCGGATCTAGCACCATGCCTCACAAGAGGAATCCCATAAAGAGCGAGAAGGTCTGCGGGCTAGCGAAGGTGGTGAGATCCCTCGCAATAACAGCGCTCGAGAACGTAGTGCTCGAGCATGAGAGAGATCTGACGAATAGTTCTGCAGAAAGGTGTTTCCTGCCCGAAGCTTTCCTGCTACTGGAAGAGCAACTCATCTCTCTTACCGATGTGATGAGAAATCTGGTGATCAATGAGGATCGGATAAGGGAAAATCTCGTAAGGTACTCTGACCTAGCTTTGAGTGAGAGGTTGATGATAGCCCTAGTGAAGAAGGGCTTAGGAAGACAGGAGTCCCATGAGCTAGTGAGGAGGGTAGCGATGACATCCTACGAGCGGGGAGAGCCCCTATTCAAGGTCGCCTTGGAAGACTCGACCATAAGCGGCCTCCTAACTCCTGAGGAGGTTGAAGCCCTGAGAGATCCTAACACATATATCGGGGCTGGTCATGAGATAGCCCGTCTGGAATTTGAGAGAGCTAAAAGACTAATTGAGGAGGTGCGTAAGAACGAGCGGGATTAA
- a CDS encoding MBL fold metallo-hydrolase RNA specificity domain-containing protein — translation MRRCVRTSGIKLRFLGAAERVGRSSLEVIGKEGSIILDSGVDFGGRGRDKFPLDPQHEVSSLVLTHAHLDHSGYAPAVVSKWECDLLATPPTVDVSEILLRDFLNLFPEDEPKPFTNQDIGLLKKRERSIRFGMSTQVRDWEVIPFNAGHVLGSAMIYLRSPDGISLLYTGDLNTSNTRTLRGADVNLPEVNYLVIESTYGGDQDVHPSRKKVERKFVEDIRSVIQSGGVTIVPAFALGRAQEVLLTLIHYMESGFLPEVPIFVDGMIREVSKFYTIYWSWLRPELQRRVRESKRGLFDHRAIEEVWSRDEILDLSEPFIVVTTSGMLQGGPVLTYLKHFGTKKGNLIYLTGYQVKGTRGRLLMDGERDVPMPDGSTIRIEADVKFADFSAHADQPNLINFVSKLSESGLKEVILVHGEPDKMRQLRRKLEKRGIRTYIPKLGEVVRLS, via the coding sequence TTGAGGAGGTGCGTAAGAACGAGCGGGATTAAGCTCAGGTTCTTGGGTGCTGCCGAGAGGGTAGGAAGATCCAGCTTAGAGGTGATCGGGAAGGAAGGGTCGATCATACTCGATTCCGGCGTCGATTTCGGGGGGAGGGGCAGGGACAAATTCCCTTTGGATCCTCAGCATGAAGTCAGCTCCCTAGTGCTGACCCATGCTCATCTAGATCATTCAGGGTATGCCCCCGCCGTAGTATCCAAATGGGAATGCGACCTCCTAGCTACCCCTCCCACCGTAGATGTGTCCGAGATCCTACTGAGGGATTTCCTTAATCTATTTCCTGAAGATGAACCGAAGCCCTTCACCAATCAGGATATAGGGTTGCTGAAGAAGAGGGAGAGGTCCATCAGATTCGGCATGTCCACCCAAGTGAGAGATTGGGAGGTCATCCCCTTCAACGCGGGGCACGTACTGGGCTCCGCGATGATATATCTGAGATCGCCTGATGGGATTTCCCTTCTGTACACGGGCGATCTGAACACATCAAATACTAGGACGCTCAGAGGCGCAGATGTAAACCTCCCGGAAGTGAATTACCTCGTGATAGAGAGTACGTACGGCGGAGACCAGGATGTCCACCCCTCCAGGAAGAAGGTGGAGAGGAAGTTCGTCGAGGACATAAGGTCCGTTATCCAGTCCGGTGGCGTGACGATCGTCCCAGCTTTCGCATTAGGAAGGGCCCAAGAGGTCCTTCTGACGCTAATCCACTATATGGAGTCTGGATTCCTCCCCGAGGTCCCGATATTCGTTGATGGTATGATCAGGGAGGTCTCCAAATTCTACACCATTTACTGGTCTTGGCTTAGACCTGAGCTGCAGAGGAGGGTGAGGGAGAGCAAGAGAGGTCTGTTCGATCACAGAGCGATAGAGGAGGTCTGGAGCAGGGATGAGATCTTGGATCTCAGTGAGCCCTTCATAGTGGTAACTACATCTGGAATGCTCCAAGGAGGTCCGGTTCTCACCTACTTAAAGCACTTCGGGACGAAAAAGGGAAACCTGATCTATCTGACGGGATACCAAGTCAAGGGAACTAGGGGCAGACTATTGATGGATGGTGAGAGGGACGTACCAATGCCTGACGGTAGCACGATACGCATAGAGGCAGACGTCAAGTTCGCCGACTTCTCCGCCCACGCCGACCAGCCAAACCTGATCAATTTCGTATCTAAGTTGAGTGAAAGCGGACTGAAGGAAGTTATTCTGGTCCATGGGGAGCCCGATAAGATGCGTCAGTTGAGAAGAAAGTTGGAGAAGAGGGGAATCAGGACGTATATCCCAAAGCTGGGTGAGGTAGTCCGGCTGAGCTAG